A section of the bacterium genome encodes:
- a CDS encoding choice-of-anchor Q domain-containing protein, with protein MQNQSRRNSIFFALTALALPFTALTAGTAHADCTTPVTHTVTSLADDGSVGTLRQLINSATVEDCDTIDIPAGTIVYDGTGPGQIQIRKNITLHGAGAGTTIIDANGPNTADRAFEIDPDDTGVGVTMEGVTVQNGLPGTDGGGIILSNNGSLRLIDSAVIGNEASGNGGGIHLDDDGSSLTLDNSVISHNIASSDGGGIYFAGSGTSGIIANGSVISDNEAGSEGGGIYHSDGQLEVFNSRIIDNKSGSDGGGISNEFAAITLVDSEISGNVADSSGGGIYNNYTTFIDNCVISNNKTTSDNDGGGIYNDDLLYIVKSTVSGNRAEGDAGGIYNSEGITIEDTTISDNIADVDGDNTGGCDGGCGGGIYNNFTLTLIRSIVSGNTSNGEADGGGIYQNDYAIIVDSLIANNTTTNGDGGGISACSEPTSIRNTTISGNQAKGESNDASGEDAEGGGIYNCEPMDIINSTIVNNSADGSGGGIYNDEELTLNNVTIAFNTADANEGGLSLGDGGGVYNNARVVMVNSIIAGNADVGPGPGAPDCFNDFSGVSNEMTAGGPNLVQDTSNCEITGFKELVVEADPLFDAAGLADNSGTSAGDPDSLLVIQTVSLQSGSPAVDAGDTGVCATTDERGVSRPQGAECDLGAVEVEGGAGPIDDDDDDDDGVLDVDDNCPSDANADQADTDGDGVGDACDNCVDDDNADQADADGDGIGDACDSGGGGGGCSLMTAGSSGGGLVGLLSLMTVAGMFMIRKKSFKKMALLGGLVLPLIPAVAQADCTTPATFTVTNCGDDGSVGTLRQLIHSASVQDCDTIQIPACTIVLDTAGSTFFAETDANADLDVDKSITIRGAGPGSTVIDADGAVTGARVFEIDPDDTGVGVTFQGLTITGGQPSSGEGGGILVSNHGVLTVLDSAVDGNDSDTVASSAGGGIALPDDGSLILTNSSVSNNKSGDNGGGLWFSCGDATSGIISNSEIDGNTAVSNGGGGVYIDCGTLEVINSRITNNVSDGNYGGGLWNEYASVYVLNSDFIGNRSEGSQGGGIENDYTILIDNCLIQDNVATSSSGYGGGVANEDGGIMTIMNSTIDGNRADDDGGGIYNDYYAVNIINSTISNNVADADDDGSGNGGGISNDDCYHLYVTNSLIINNLSKGDIGGGIYQDGYAIIDNSTIAGNVAANNHGGGIYTDCEPTVIRNSTISGNAALGDDGSDDSQGGGIWNTYPLLLTNTTIANNRADGHGGGIYSDDEGTSLNNVTMTGNVADANEGGLSGGDGGGIYNIDRVAVTNSILAGNLDASPGHEAPDCYNNFTIDGDSIEILGPNLIQDTSGCELQGQLSLLIEADPLFAPAGLADNGGSDQGDDPKEPAKTIGLQAGSPAINAGDNGSCEPTDQNGVARPQGDNCDLGAVEVSAAVGPVDDEDDDDDGVLDVDDNCPADANADQADADGDGVGDACDNCVDDDNADQADADADGIGDACDTDGGGSGGCSLIR; from the coding sequence ATGCAAAATCAATCACGCCGTAACTCCATTTTTTTCGCGCTGACCGCGCTGGCTCTTCCGTTCACAGCCTTAACGGCCGGCACCGCTCACGCGGATTGCACGACGCCCGTCACGCACACGGTGACGAGCCTGGCCGATGACGGCTCGGTGGGCACCCTCCGGCAGCTCATCAACTCGGCGACGGTCGAAGACTGCGACACCATCGACATCCCGGCCGGGACGATCGTCTATGACGGGACGGGTCCAGGGCAGATTCAGATTCGAAAGAACATTACCCTCCACGGCGCCGGCGCCGGGACGACCATCATCGACGCCAACGGTCCCAATACGGCCGATCGCGCCTTCGAGATCGATCCGGATGACACCGGGGTCGGCGTGACGATGGAAGGGGTTACGGTTCAGAATGGACTCCCCGGCACGGACGGCGGCGGTATTATCCTCTCAAATAACGGATCCCTGCGACTGATCGACAGCGCGGTGATCGGGAATGAGGCGAGCGGCAATGGCGGTGGAATCCACTTGGATGATGACGGAAGTTCATTGACCCTCGATAACTCGGTCATTTCGCACAACATCGCTTCGAGCGACGGTGGCGGCATTTATTTCGCGGGATCGGGCACCTCCGGCATTATTGCCAATGGGTCCGTCATTTCCGATAACGAAGCCGGGAGCGAGGGTGGTGGAATCTATCACAGCGACGGCCAGTTGGAGGTCTTCAACAGCAGGATCATCGACAACAAGTCGGGCAGTGACGGCGGCGGCATTTCCAATGAATTCGCCGCGATTACCCTGGTCGATTCTGAGATCAGTGGAAATGTGGCGGATTCCAGCGGCGGCGGTATCTACAACAATTACACGACCTTCATCGATAACTGTGTCATTAGCAATAATAAGACAACCAGCGACAACGACGGCGGCGGCATTTACAACGACGACCTCTTATACATTGTCAAGAGCACGGTCTCAGGAAACCGCGCCGAGGGCGACGCCGGCGGGATCTATAACAGTGAAGGGATCACGATCGAAGACACAACGATTTCCGACAACATCGCGGACGTCGATGGAGACAACACGGGTGGCTGCGATGGCGGTTGCGGCGGAGGCATCTACAATAATTTCACCCTGACGCTCATTCGGAGCATCGTGAGCGGGAATACCTCCAACGGTGAAGCCGACGGCGGCGGGATCTACCAGAATGACTATGCGATCATCGTCGATTCTCTCATAGCCAACAACACGACAACGAACGGCGACGGCGGGGGCATCAGTGCCTGCAGCGAGCCGACATCAATCCGCAACACGACAATCTCCGGCAATCAGGCGAAGGGTGAGAGCAATGATGCTAGCGGTGAGGATGCCGAGGGCGGCGGCATATACAACTGCGAGCCGATGGATATCATCAACTCCACGATCGTGAACAATTCCGCCGACGGCAGCGGCGGCGGTATCTATAATGACGAAGAGTTGACCCTCAATAACGTCACCATTGCGTTTAATACGGCGGACGCGAACGAGGGCGGCCTTTCCTTGGGCGACGGCGGCGGTGTTTACAACAACGCGCGGGTCGTCATGGTCAATAGCATCATCGCGGGAAATGCAGATGTCGGTCCGGGCCCCGGCGCCCCGGATTGCTTCAATGATTTCAGCGGCGTTTCAAATGAAATGACTGCGGGTGGTCCCAACCTTGTCCAGGACACCTCCAACTGCGAAATCACGGGTTTCAAGGAATTGGTTGTGGAGGCCGATCCTCTCTTTGACGCGGCGGGATTGGCCGACAACAGCGGCACCTCTGCGGGCGATCCTGACAGTCTTCTAGTCATCCAAACGGTCTCGCTCCAAAGCGGGAGCCCGGCCGTTGACGCCGGCGATACAGGGGTCTGTGCGACAACCGACGAGAGAGGTGTCAGCCGTCCCCAGGGAGCCGAATGTGACCTGGGTGCCGTGGAGGTTGAAGGTGGGGCGGGCCCTATCGACGATGACGACGATGACGACGACGGCGTCCTGGACGTCGACGACAACTGTCCCTCCGATGCGAACGCCGACCAGGCCGATACTGACGGGGATGGCGTCGGCGACGCCTGCGACAACTGCGTGGACGATGACAACGCGGATCAGGCCGACGCGGACGGCGACGGCATCGGCGACGCCTGTGATTCAGGAGGTGGCGGCGGCGGATGCTCGCTCATGACGGCCGGTTCTTCCGGAGGCGGCCTTGTGGGTCTCCTCTCTCTCATGACCGTAGCGGGGATGTTTATGATCCGAAAGAAATCGTTCAAAAAAATGGCGCTCTTGGGCGGATTGGTCCTGCCCTTGATTCCGGCGGTGGCCCAGGCCGACTGCACGACCCCGGCGACCTTCACGGTCACCAACTGTGGCGACGACGGCTCGGTGGGGACACTCCGCCAGTTGATCCACAGCGCCTCGGTTCAGGATTGCGACACGATCCAGATCCCGGCCTGTACGATCGTGCTCGACACGGCAGGGTCGACGTTCTTTGCCGAGACGGACGCGAACGCGGACCTGGATGTCGACAAGAGCATCACGATTCGGGGGGCAGGTCCCGGTAGCACGGTCATCGATGCCGACGGCGCTGTCACAGGCGCCCGCGTCTTTGAAATCGATCCGGACGATACCGGCGTTGGCGTTACGTTCCAAGGCCTGACGATCACCGGCGGACAGCCGTCGTCCGGTGAGGGGGGCGGCATTCTGGTCAGCAATCACGGCGTGCTTACGGTGCTCGATAGCGCCGTTGACGGGAACGACTCGGATACGGTTGCCAGCTCCGCGGGGGGCGGTATCGCCCTGCCGGATGACGGTTCCCTGATTCTGACCAACAGTTCGGTCTCCAACAACAAGTCGGGTGATAACGGCGGTGGCCTCTGGTTCTCGTGCGGCGACGCCACCTCGGGAATTATCTCCAACAGCGAAATCGACGGAAATACGGCGGTCAGCAACGGCGGTGGCGGCGTCTACATCGACTGCGGAACATTGGAGGTGATCAACAGCCGGATCACGAACAATGTGTCGGACGGAAACTATGGCGGCGGTCTTTGGAACGAATACGCTTCCGTGTATGTCCTCAATTCCGACTTTATCGGTAACCGTTCCGAAGGAAGCCAAGGCGGTGGCATTGAAAACGACTACACCATCCTGATCGACAATTGCTTGATCCAAGACAACGTGGCGACGAGCTCCTCCGGTTATGGCGGGGGAGTCGCAAACGAGGACGGCGGGATCATGACCATCATGAACTCGACCATCGACGGTAATCGGGCCGACGACGACGGCGGCGGAATTTACAATGATTATTACGCCGTCAATATCATCAATAGCACGATTTCCAACAATGTCGCCGATGCCGACGATGATGGATCCGGCAATGGCGGCGGCATCAGCAACGACGATTGCTATCACCTCTATGTGACCAACAGCTTGATCATCAATAACCTGTCCAAAGGTGATATCGGGGGCGGCATTTATCAAGACGGATACGCCATCATCGATAACAGCACCATCGCCGGCAACGTTGCGGCAAACAATCACGGCGGCGGCATCTATACGGATTGCGAGCCCACGGTGATCCGTAACAGCACGATCTCGGGGAATGCGGCCCTCGGTGACGACGGTTCTGATGACAGCCAGGGCGGCGGTATTTGGAATACGTACCCCCTGCTCCTCACGAACACCACGATCGCGAACAACCGCGCCGACGGTCATGGCGGCGGAATCTACTCCGACGATGAAGGTACGAGCCTCAACAATGTCACGATGACCGGCAACGTCGCCGATGCCAATGAAGGTGGCCTCAGTGGCGGCGACGGCGGAGGCATTTACAACATTGACCGCGTGGCGGTCACCAACAGCATCCTCGCGGGAAATCTCGACGCCAGCCCCGGCCATGAAGCCCCGGACTGCTACAACAACTTTACCATTGACGGAGACAGTATCGAGATCCTTGGCCCCAACCTCATTCAAGACACATCCGGATGCGAACTTCAGGGCCAATTGAGTCTCCTCATAGAAGCGGATCCCCTGTTCGCTCCCGCCGGGCTGGCCGACAACGGCGGTTCCGATCAGGGGGACGACCCCAAGGAGCCCGCCAAGACCATCGGTCTCCAAGCCGGGAGCCCGGCGATCAATGCGGGCGATAATGGGTCCTGCGAACCGACGGATCAGAACGGCGTTGCACGGCCCCAGGGTGACAATTGTGATCTGGGCGCAGTCGAAGTCTCGGCGGCGGTTGGCCCCGTCGACGACGAGGATGACGACGACGACGGCGTTCTCGACGTGGATGACAACTGCCCCGCTGACGCGAACGCCGACCAGGCCGATGCGGACGGTGACGGTGTCGGCGACGCCTGCGACAACTGCGTGGACGATGACAACGCCGACCAGGCGGATGCGGATGCCGATGGCATCGGTGACGCCTGCGATACGGACGGCGGCGGTAGCGGTGGTTGTTCTTTGATTCGATAA